A genomic stretch from Leptospira johnsonii includes:
- a CDS encoding DUF1566 domain-containing protein has translation MKHLSAILIFSIISILNCAGPKQDDLSGLLLLLAGGGGPNSFHCGQTVANPVSVSFAVSNGNYVSESNVLAALGGDNCSAPNLTDNNNGTVTDSANKFIWTLCVMDGNTNSPHDFISSNCEAFNGDGSEASYDQSDASTVCSNLTFAGYSNWILPDAIQLHSLRSASSPYVLGAFGTANNSLGASQTAWSSTVINGTVETLGITPLYEATNVFRAWQPVTTGQTTVVCVVEY, from the coding sequence ATGAAACATCTATCTGCAATACTTATATTTTCTATCATATCCATCTTAAACTGTGCCGGTCCAAAACAGGATGATTTGAGCGGCTTACTACTGTTATTGGCCGGAGGTGGAGGACCAAATTCTTTCCATTGTGGTCAGACTGTTGCGAATCCTGTCTCCGTTTCATTCGCTGTCTCGAATGGAAATTATGTGTCTGAGTCTAACGTACTTGCCGCTCTCGGCGGCGATAATTGCAGCGCTCCTAATCTTACTGATAATAATAATGGAACGGTTACGGATTCTGCAAATAAGTTTATCTGGACACTTTGTGTAATGGATGGAAATACTAATTCCCCACATGATTTCATTTCTTCAAATTGCGAAGCATTCAACGGAGATGGAAGTGAGGCTTCTTACGACCAGTCGGACGCCTCGACAGTTTGTTCCAATCTGACATTTGCTGGTTATTCCAATTGGATTTTACCTGACGCAATTCAATTACATTCCCTTCGAAGCGCAAGTTCTCCCTATGTGCTTGGAGCTTTCGGAACTGCAAATAATTCTTTAGGGGCTTCTCAGACTGCTTGGTCCAGCACCGTTATTAACGGGACTGTAGAAACTTTAGGGATTACCCCGCTTTATGAAGCTACCAATGTATTTAGAGCATGGCAACCCGTTACCACTGGCCAAACGACCGTAGTTTGCGTTGTCGAATATTAA
- a CDS encoding PAS domain S-box protein has translation MAFAKLLKWFQNRNLRKKIEKEIRALAPEVFNDYLYRVEVLDNGNLILSWANEGFLKFCGISIDDLNSPWAAADPKYFHPDDLDLIRQRVRALLSGASRTDEYRVYGPDGQIRWLRDHAHPIWDPIEKRVTQIYGSIQDQTPLRKSEIVLQDQLSYIGILLDSTEEWVIRVNQAGKIQYVNSSGRSEVRRQFGIELAQDSKLLSLISETHREIFQAQLNKAFSGAKVKWHFSKLFPVQPNSELEVSFAPLSKEGAIKEVVIFVKDVTLRTVWETALLASEEKYRKLVEVSPDAIGLHADGKVIYINQTGLKMLGYETMEEVEGRAIVEFIHPDSRQIVGERVLKAMLKSEPLEPIEEKFIRKDGTEISVEVSGVAFEQRGQKLMQVIVRDITERKKAEHELSELRKKILQTNDRLQAIIEGVKDSICAVDMDLRVISCNTAFELMVWKLYGKRVTVGQRIWDIAIDNPEEKERIIRNWSRALTGEVFKTERKISGLVKDSLVLEINYSSIRDESHNMIGATQIIRDVTDRYQYEETLRKSLDEKEVMLKEIHHRVKNNLQVVSSLLSLQTDFTDDPKLVSILKECERRIQSMALVHKELYQNDTIADADFTEYLNNLLVALVQSFGANKRVGYSIESEDVRLNLDFAIPLALVFNELVSNSLKYAFPGDKKGNIFVSIVKKEDGLSISIGDNGVGLPKTVDVRNSEGLGLQLVGMLLDKLKAKWGLEKVDIGTRYKIELPIPK, from the coding sequence ATGGCTTTTGCCAAACTTCTAAAATGGTTTCAAAATCGGAATCTCCGAAAAAAAATAGAAAAAGAGATCCGCGCCCTCGCGCCTGAGGTATTTAACGATTATCTTTATCGAGTAGAAGTATTAGATAACGGAAATCTAATATTAAGCTGGGCAAACGAAGGATTTTTGAAATTCTGCGGGATAAGTATAGATGACCTAAATAGTCCTTGGGCTGCCGCAGATCCTAAATACTTTCATCCGGACGATCTGGATCTGATCAGACAAAGAGTAAGAGCCCTATTATCAGGAGCCTCTCGAACGGACGAGTATAGAGTATATGGCCCTGACGGACAGATCCGTTGGTTGAGAGACCATGCTCATCCTATCTGGGATCCGATCGAAAAAAGAGTCACTCAGATCTACGGTTCTATCCAAGACCAGACTCCATTAAGAAAAAGTGAAATAGTTCTACAGGACCAACTTTCTTATATCGGTATTCTTTTGGATAGCACAGAAGAATGGGTAATCCGGGTGAACCAAGCGGGGAAGATACAATATGTGAATTCTTCCGGAAGATCTGAGGTGAGAAGACAATTCGGAATAGAATTGGCACAAGATTCTAAACTTCTTTCCTTGATCTCCGAAACACACCGAGAAATTTTCCAGGCACAACTGAATAAGGCGTTTTCCGGAGCCAAGGTTAAATGGCATTTTTCCAAATTATTCCCTGTGCAACCTAATTCGGAATTAGAAGTTTCCTTCGCCCCTTTGTCCAAAGAAGGGGCAATTAAAGAAGTCGTAATATTCGTAAAAGATGTGACTCTCAGAACGGTATGGGAAACGGCTTTACTCGCTAGCGAGGAAAAATACAGAAAATTGGTAGAAGTTTCTCCGGATGCGATAGGCCTTCACGCCGACGGAAAAGTAATTTATATTAACCAAACAGGACTTAAGATGCTTGGTTACGAAACAATGGAAGAAGTGGAAGGAAGAGCTATCGTAGAATTCATACATCCGGATTCCAGACAAATCGTGGGAGAAAGAGTCCTAAAGGCGATGCTCAAATCTGAACCATTGGAACCGATAGAGGAGAAATTCATCCGAAAGGACGGAACAGAGATCTCTGTAGAAGTTTCAGGTGTGGCATTCGAACAAAGAGGCCAAAAATTAATGCAGGTGATCGTCAGAGACATCACCGAAAGAAAAAAAGCTGAACACGAGTTAAGCGAACTCAGGAAAAAGATATTACAAACGAATGATAGACTCCAGGCGATCATAGAAGGCGTAAAAGACTCGATTTGTGCGGTCGATATGGATCTAAGAGTGATCTCTTGCAACACAGCATTTGAACTTATGGTCTGGAAATTGTATGGAAAAAGGGTCACAGTTGGCCAAAGGATCTGGGACATCGCCATAGACAATCCGGAAGAAAAAGAAAGGATTATCCGAAATTGGAGCCGCGCATTAACCGGGGAGGTTTTTAAGACGGAGAGAAAAATTTCAGGACTCGTCAAAGACTCTTTAGTGCTTGAGATCAATTACAGTTCTATCCGGGACGAAAGTCATAATATGATAGGTGCAACTCAGATCATCAGAGATGTTACTGACAGATACCAATACGAAGAAACCTTAAGGAAATCCTTGGACGAAAAAGAAGTTATGTTGAAGGAAATCCATCATAGGGTTAAAAATAATCTGCAAGTGGTTTCCAGTCTATTGAGTTTGCAGACTGATTTTACAGACGATCCGAAACTAGTTTCCATTCTGAAAGAATGCGAAAGAAGGATCCAATCCATGGCCCTGGTTCACAAGGAACTTTACCAAAACGATACGATTGCGGATGCGGACTTCACAGAATATTTAAACAATCTGCTTGTGGCTCTCGTGCAGTCTTTCGGAGCAAATAAAAGGGTAGGCTATTCTATAGAATCCGAAGACGTTCGTTTGAATTTGGATTTTGCTATTCCACTTGCGTTAGTGTTCAACGAACTGGTTTCAAATTCCTTAAAGTATGCTTTCCCCGGAGACAAAAAAGGGAATATATTTGTGTCGATCGTAAAAAAGGAAGACGGACTTTCCATTTCCATAGGAGACAATGGAGTAGGCCTTCCTAAAACAGTGGATGTCAGAAATTCGGAAGGACTCGGATTACAGTTGGTAGGAATGTTATTGGATAAACTTAAAGCAAAATGGGGACTCGAGAAAGTAGATATAGGCACTAGATACAAAATAGAACTTCCTATCCCTAAATAG
- a CDS encoding DUF445 domain-containing protein codes for MDLSFFSQNKELIGIIMMPFTYGFVGWFTNVVALKMTFYPLEFVGIPPYLGWQGIVPKKAQKLALKSVNIMTERLIKVEDFFSKVDPDQLETEFQPILNDLIPSATHEIVHHINPILRKHLENGHGEEIVRAVQEKCAHTVKNIMVQVKENVSSVFNFRSLVLRKLTGPNVERIVNIFEEVGSKEFKFIEHCGWALGGALGIAQAVLWNYLPIWWTLPIQGVIVGYITNWVALTMIFRPLYEKRVGPIKYRGLFIARQEEVSKKYSNVFATQVLTARNVLEEILYKRAARTLVETIQAETESAATRLNLAGQLDAENNGEDSDFENTKKEVIRKVSDSLAGSSTKLETYMGRAMSIENNMFKRMKDLPPEEFEPILRSAFQEDEYVLILIGSVLGAIVGLVQGIYMIAV; via the coding sequence ATGGATTTATCCTTCTTTAGTCAAAACAAAGAATTGATTGGGATCATAATGATGCCCTTTACCTACGGATTCGTGGGTTGGTTCACCAACGTGGTAGCCTTAAAAATGACATTCTATCCGCTGGAATTTGTAGGAATTCCGCCTTATTTAGGATGGCAAGGGATTGTTCCGAAGAAGGCTCAGAAATTGGCCCTGAAATCGGTGAATATTATGACCGAGAGGCTGATCAAGGTAGAGGACTTTTTCTCCAAGGTAGATCCGGACCAATTGGAGACCGAATTCCAACCTATTCTAAATGATCTAATCCCTTCTGCAACTCATGAGATCGTTCATCATATCAACCCGATATTAAGAAAACATTTAGAGAACGGCCACGGAGAAGAGATCGTAAGAGCGGTCCAAGAAAAATGTGCTCATACAGTGAAAAATATCATGGTCCAGGTAAAGGAGAATGTTTCCTCCGTTTTCAATTTCAGATCTTTGGTGCTTAGAAAACTCACAGGACCGAATGTAGAAAGGATCGTAAACATCTTCGAAGAAGTAGGTTCTAAAGAATTTAAATTTATAGAACATTGCGGCTGGGCACTCGGAGGAGCACTCGGGATCGCACAGGCTGTTCTTTGGAATTATCTGCCTATTTGGTGGACCCTCCCTATCCAAGGTGTGATCGTTGGATATATTACTAACTGGGTGGCGCTTACTATGATCTTTCGCCCACTTTACGAAAAAAGAGTGGGACCGATCAAATACAGAGGATTATTCATCGCAAGGCAGGAAGAAGTTTCTAAAAAATATTCAAACGTATTCGCAACTCAGGTTCTCACAGCAAGAAACGTACTAGAAGAGATCTTATACAAAAGAGCCGCAAGAACTCTGGTAGAAACTATCCAAGCGGAAACAGAATCAGCTGCGACTAGGCTGAACTTAGCCGGACAACTAGACGCTGAGAATAACGGAGAAGATTCTGATTTCGAGAATACCAAAAAAGAAGTAATCCGAAAAGTAAGCGATTCCTTAGCAGGAAGTTCTACTAAACTCGAAACTTATATGGGAAGAGCGATGAGCATAGAAAATAATATGTTCAAACGTATGAAGGATCTCCCACCGGAAGAATTCGAACCTATCTTAAGATCCGCTTTCCAAGAAGATGAATATGTTCTCATACTGATCGGTTCCGTCCTTGGAGCAATCGTAGGTCTTGTACAAGGGATCTACATGATCGCGGTGTAA
- a CDS encoding PAS domain S-box protein — MKSSFFPYWCILMDPSGLIIETNLPLDSWRQNLLSYFLNGTEKIQGEKGSAVLSWQPGKSPLSFPANIGLLASWSLTHGMFWIKMEPMEEDSASLIENFFWKEFLSSDRPFRQIFETNQAIKWILDPDSGDILYANQAASQFYGYSQEELLRMKVTDINTLSKEQIFEEMKLAAFEARQYFRFKHRLKNGEVRDMEVYSGPLQFGGKRVLFSILYDVTERVKAISLLEESERKYRSLVESASDSIIITNFETKIFEVNRRMAELLEYSKEELQTFTLKDILDEESFADSLLRIPALEFGKPVILNRKFKSKSGKIIEAEVNAARIDEFRYMGIVRDVTERNCMTRTLEKSLKEKESMLQEIHHRVKNNLQVISSLLGLQYENTEDPNLKRILKECENRVKSMGFVHAELYRSENFAAVDLENYFTTVSSNLIRAYGGLPRIKLQLDLSSLEVSIERAIPLGLILNELLTNSLKYAFPEDRSGKIQIRIFKEEPNIVFSYSDDGVGFRKENHVGSGTIGIQLIEILSRQLKANSEFTSENGVVFRLRIPDRNPGK, encoded by the coding sequence ATGAAGTCCTCATTCTTTCCATATTGGTGTATTCTAATGGATCCTTCCGGATTGATCATCGAGACCAATCTTCCTTTGGATTCCTGGAGACAAAATCTTCTCTCCTATTTTTTGAACGGAACGGAGAAGATCCAAGGTGAGAAGGGAAGCGCTGTACTTTCATGGCAGCCAGGAAAAAGTCCCCTGTCTTTTCCCGCGAACATAGGATTACTCGCAAGTTGGTCTCTCACTCATGGGATGTTTTGGATCAAGATGGAACCGATGGAAGAAGATTCAGCTTCTCTCATCGAAAATTTCTTTTGGAAGGAGTTCCTATCCAGCGACAGACCATTCCGACAAATTTTTGAGACGAACCAAGCAATCAAATGGATCTTAGATCCAGACTCTGGAGATATTCTATACGCGAATCAGGCTGCTAGCCAATTTTACGGATACAGCCAAGAAGAACTTCTTCGGATGAAGGTCACTGATATCAATACTCTCTCGAAAGAGCAAATTTTTGAAGAGATGAAATTGGCAGCATTCGAGGCCAGACAATATTTTCGGTTTAAGCATAGATTGAAAAACGGAGAAGTCCGCGACATGGAAGTATACAGCGGGCCTTTGCAGTTCGGAGGAAAAAGGGTTTTATTCTCCATTCTATACGATGTCACAGAAAGAGTGAAGGCGATTTCTTTATTAGAAGAAAGTGAAAGAAAGTATCGTTCCTTAGTGGAGAGCGCATCCGATTCAATCATCATTACGAATTTTGAAACTAAAATTTTCGAAGTGAACAGAAGAATGGCCGAACTTTTGGAGTATAGCAAAGAAGAACTCCAAACATTCACTTTAAAGGATATTCTGGACGAGGAAAGTTTTGCAGATTCTTTGCTTAGAATTCCCGCATTAGAGTTCGGTAAACCAGTAATCTTAAACAGAAAATTCAAAAGTAAATCCGGCAAAATTATAGAAGCCGAAGTGAATGCTGCTCGGATCGATGAGTTCCGTTATATGGGGATAGTCAGAGATGTGACCGAAAGGAACTGTATGACCCGGACCCTGGAGAAATCTTTAAAAGAAAAAGAATCTATGCTCCAAGAGATCCATCATAGAGTGAAAAATAATCTGCAGGTAATCTCGAGTCTTCTTGGCTTACAATATGAGAATACCGAGGATCCAAACCTAAAACGTATTTTGAAAGAATGTGAGAACCGGGTTAAATCCATGGGATTCGTTCACGCAGAATTGTATAGGTCCGAAAATTTTGCGGCAGTGGATTTGGAAAATTATTTCACCACGGTTTCTTCCAACCTGATACGGGCTTATGGAGGACTTCCTCGTATCAAACTCCAATTGGACCTGAGTTCCCTGGAAGTCAGTATAGAAAGAGCAATCCCTCTCGGGTTGATCTTAAACGAACTTCTTACCAACTCCTTAAAATACGCCTTTCCGGAAGATCGTTCCGGAAAAATACAGATCCGGATCTTTAAAGAAGAACCTAATATCGTCTTCTCATACTCAGATGATGGGGTCGGATTTAGAAAAGAAAATCATGTAGGCTCCGGGACCATAGGTATTCAGCTCATAGAGATCTTGTCTAGGCAGCTCAAGGCAAACTCGGAATTTACTTCGGAAAATGGAGTTGTTTTTCGTCTTAGAATTCCGGACCGAAATCCAGGAAAGTAG
- a CDS encoding alpha/beta fold hydrolase: MNRKFFPIYIFLIFFGLTYCSETLVKTGIGYERWKSGLEKKQTKIEPWNWVYLEGGEGSEKILMVHGFGGDKDNWTRFSKWLTPAYTVVAVDLPGFGENERIADQDYNIAQQVKRLDEFIVKLGWEKFHIVGNSMGGAISGVYAATYPQKILSLGLFAPSGVNSPEKSELSKNLEKGKNNLVATNAEEFQELMKFIFVIPPPIPSFLASYFAERAVKNSEFNKYIFKQIRSTGFPLQENMNKIQAKTLILWGDTDRVLSVSGAQVLEKGIAGSKKVILKDMGHVPMLERPEEVANTYKEFLVK; encoded by the coding sequence ATGAATCGGAAATTTTTCCCAATCTACATTTTTCTTATTTTTTTCGGGCTGACCTATTGCTCCGAGACCCTCGTCAAAACAGGCATCGGGTATGAAAGGTGGAAATCAGGCCTAGAAAAAAAACAAACCAAGATAGAGCCTTGGAACTGGGTTTATCTAGAAGGTGGAGAAGGTAGCGAAAAAATCCTGATGGTACATGGATTCGGCGGAGACAAGGACAATTGGACTAGATTCTCCAAATGGCTCACGCCTGCATACACTGTAGTAGCAGTGGATCTTCCTGGTTTTGGGGAGAATGAACGAATTGCCGATCAGGATTATAATATTGCCCAACAAGTAAAACGACTGGATGAGTTCATTGTTAAACTGGGCTGGGAAAAGTTTCATATAGTTGGAAACTCCATGGGTGGAGCAATATCAGGAGTATATGCTGCGACATATCCGCAAAAGATATTGTCTCTCGGATTATTTGCACCTTCCGGAGTGAATAGTCCTGAAAAAAGCGAACTTTCCAAAAACCTAGAAAAGGGAAAGAACAACTTAGTTGCGACTAACGCAGAAGAATTTCAAGAATTGATGAAATTCATTTTTGTAATACCTCCTCCGATTCCATCTTTCCTAGCTTCCTATTTTGCGGAAAGAGCGGTCAAAAATTCGGAATTTAACAAATATATATTCAAACAGATCCGATCTACAGGTTTTCCATTGCAGGAAAATATGAACAAGATCCAGGCAAAGACCTTAATCCTATGGGGTGATACAGACAGAGTATTGAGCGTTTCCGGAGCTCAAGTGTTAGAAAAGGGGATTGCAGGATCTAAAAAGGTGATCTTGAAAGATATGGGACATGTTCCGATGTTGGAAAGACCCGAAGAAGTAGCGAATACCTACAAAGAATTTTTAGTGAAGTAA
- a CDS encoding ABC-F family ATP-binding cassette domain-containing protein, whose protein sequence is MNLISIDKVGKSIGEKQLFQNLSFGIDEGEKTGLLGINGSGKSTLLRILLGMEEPDTGKVVRNRELKISFLSQFPEFDPDKTVLEHILSGSGILLDTVRRYEKACIELEKGGEEAEKEYHLAMEEMDSKQAWELESKLKNILRELNIPDLSRKMGELSGGMAKKVSLAQALTDESNFLVLDEPTNHLDIDAILWLQEFLTSTDKAVLLVTHDRYFLEEIANRILEIDRGNFRVYPGNYDLYLEKKVEMQVIEEKEEAKRKSFLRTELEWLKRQPKARGTKQKARTDRVVEVLERKKAGKDIVLDISVSGRRLGGKILELKNIKKSYTNMELISGFSYVFKSRERIGIVGPNGAGKTTLLNLITGREKTDSGDVATGLNTSFGYFDQLGKELPGPKKVLEYVKEEIAPTIKMNDGTSWTASQFLERFLFPPQLQQTKIERLSGGEKKRLYLILLLMKNPNFLVLDEPTNDLDIPTLSVLEEFLDDFPGVVLVVSHDRYFMDRVTDYLFVFKGDGKIDRFPGNYSEYLEYREYEEKETKTSAPKPTEKQVENKKKGLSYQDKRKLEILEKEILSLETEEKELVHNLQSSDPELARKSGERLTQLQDELQNKVTEWEELASKE, encoded by the coding sequence ATGAATCTAATCTCCATAGATAAGGTCGGCAAATCCATCGGTGAAAAACAACTCTTTCAAAACCTAAGCTTTGGGATAGACGAGGGAGAAAAAACAGGGCTACTCGGGATCAACGGGTCCGGTAAATCCACCTTACTTAGGATCTTACTCGGAATGGAAGAGCCGGACACAGGTAAGGTCGTCCGTAACAGAGAACTTAAAATTTCATTCTTATCACAATTCCCGGAGTTCGATCCCGACAAAACCGTATTAGAACATATACTCTCTGGATCTGGAATACTTTTAGATACCGTTAGAAGATACGAAAAAGCATGTATCGAATTGGAAAAAGGCGGAGAAGAAGCCGAAAAAGAATATCATCTCGCTATGGAAGAAATGGATTCCAAACAGGCCTGGGAACTGGAATCCAAGCTTAAAAATATATTAAGAGAACTGAATATACCTGATCTTTCCCGAAAAATGGGAGAACTCTCCGGAGGAATGGCTAAAAAGGTGTCTCTCGCACAGGCCTTAACGGACGAATCCAATTTTTTGGTATTGGACGAGCCTACCAACCACCTGGATATCGATGCTATTCTTTGGCTCCAAGAATTCCTAACGAGCACCGACAAAGCAGTTCTACTCGTAACCCACGATAGATATTTTTTAGAAGAGATCGCTAATCGTATTTTAGAAATAGATAGAGGGAATTTCAGGGTATATCCCGGAAATTATGATCTTTATCTGGAAAAAAAAGTAGAGATGCAGGTAATCGAAGAAAAGGAAGAAGCAAAACGAAAATCCTTTCTTAGAACAGAGCTTGAATGGCTCAAACGACAGCCCAAAGCTAGAGGCACCAAACAAAAAGCCAGAACGGATCGTGTTGTGGAAGTCCTGGAAAGAAAAAAAGCAGGCAAGGATATCGTCTTAGATATTTCCGTCTCCGGCAGAAGGTTAGGCGGAAAAATATTAGAATTAAAGAATATTAAAAAATCTTACACTAATATGGAATTGATCTCCGGATTTTCTTATGTATTCAAAAGTAGGGAAAGGATAGGGATCGTAGGTCCTAATGGTGCAGGAAAGACCACTCTTCTGAATTTGATCACAGGAAGAGAGAAGACCGACTCTGGAGATGTAGCCACTGGTCTAAATACAAGTTTCGGATATTTCGATCAGCTTGGAAAAGAACTCCCCGGTCCTAAAAAAGTATTGGAATATGTAAAAGAAGAGATCGCTCCAACGATCAAGATGAACGACGGAACTTCTTGGACCGCTTCTCAGTTTTTGGAGAGATTTTTATTTCCTCCTCAATTGCAGCAAACCAAGATCGAAAGACTATCCGGCGGCGAAAAGAAAAGACTTTATCTCATTCTACTTCTCATGAAAAATCCAAACTTTTTAGTTTTGGATGAGCCTACAAACGATCTAGACATTCCTACACTTTCCGTGCTCGAGGAATTTTTGGATGATTTTCCTGGAGTGGTGCTCGTAGTTTCTCACGATCGTTATTTCATGGACAGGGTCACCGATTACCTCTTCGTGTTTAAAGGAGATGGAAAGATAGATAGGTTCCCTGGGAACTATTCAGAATATCTGGAGTATAGAGAATACGAGGAGAAGGAAACTAAGACTAGTGCACCTAAACCTACTGAAAAACAGGTGGAGAATAAGAAGAAAGGCTTAAGCTACCAAGACAAAAGAAAGCTGGAGATCTTGGAAAAGGAGATCCTTTCTTTGGAAACAGAGGAGAAGGAACTCGTTCATAACCTACAATCGTCCGATCCTGAACTTGCCAGAAAATCTGGAGAACGTTTAACCCAACTCCAGGATGAATTACAGAACAAGGTCACAGAATGGGAAGAGCTTGCTTCTAAAGAATAG
- a CDS encoding LIC11435 family protein: MLSKRFQKSNTITALLVGFLIFSLPLFAKEEGVKLEWRPIPDAGGYQVEIKDSRGKITREKTNGSQIQIELPPGAYEHRIGVLNKYGRVSVFSAWIPFEVILSQKPEVIATDKNKFLSKDMPESFEIKGKHFTEATKVILKDSKGNEIPIKSIDLKNSETMVVTIDKKKSPEGAVSLRLENPRNKSTEKENYFLVAETEDELAALESKSSNSGSSGPSIFDLGAAARSAVLPGWGQYYQKKSTFRTAIFPSLIFVAGGYAAARGSSYLSATHELDAARQSNILYNSAFLQSGDPALFNLALYNYTQISPKYSHAVGEYNQLGVALGVLGFFYLINVIDAGFFPGPKQVKIEGTDTPVTVSPILRNARESDRAATYASGNSYLLQQRMELGVEFAW; this comes from the coding sequence ATGTTGAGTAAAAGATTCCAAAAATCTAATACGATTACCGCTCTTTTAGTCGGATTCCTTATATTCTCTCTTCCACTTTTTGCTAAGGAAGAAGGAGTAAAACTGGAATGGAGACCTATTCCAGATGCTGGCGGCTACCAAGTAGAGATCAAAGATTCTCGCGGAAAGATCACCAGAGAGAAAACAAACGGAAGCCAGATCCAGATCGAATTACCTCCCGGAGCTTACGAGCACAGAATAGGTGTATTGAATAAATACGGAAGAGTTTCCGTATTCTCAGCTTGGATCCCATTTGAGGTTATTCTTTCCCAGAAACCCGAAGTGATTGCTACAGATAAAAATAAGTTCTTAAGTAAGGACATGCCTGAAAGTTTCGAGATCAAGGGAAAACATTTCACAGAAGCAACAAAAGTTATATTAAAAGATTCTAAAGGAAACGAGATCCCTATCAAGTCGATAGATCTCAAAAATTCGGAAACTATGGTAGTCACCATAGATAAGAAAAAATCTCCAGAAGGTGCAGTTTCCTTACGTTTGGAAAATCCACGTAATAAATCCACAGAGAAGGAAAATTATTTCTTAGTAGCGGAAACAGAAGATGAGTTAGCAGCCTTGGAATCCAAGTCCTCTAATTCAGGATCCTCTGGGCCTTCTATCTTTGATCTTGGGGCAGCAGCAAGATCAGCAGTTCTTCCAGGATGGGGACAATATTACCAGAAGAAGTCCACATTCAGAACGGCAATTTTCCCTAGTTTGATTTTTGTCGCGGGTGGTTATGCAGCAGCAAGAGGAAGTTCTTATCTGAGTGCTACTCACGAATTGGATGCAGCAAGACAAAGTAATATTTTATACAACTCTGCGTTCTTACAATCAGGAGACCCTGCATTATTTAATCTGGCATTGTATAATTATACTCAGATCTCCCCCAAGTATTCACATGCAGTAGGTGAATACAACCAACTAGGAGTGGCCTTGGGAGTATTAGGATTCTTTTATCTGATCAATGTGATCGACGCTGGATTTTTCCCCGGCCCTAAACAAGTAAAGATAGAAGGGACCGATACTCCTGTAACTGTCTCTCCGATTCTCAGAAACGCAAGAGAATCCGACAGAGCAGCTACTTATGCTTCCGGAAATTCATATCTTTTACAACAGAGAATGGAACTAGGAGTGGAATTCGCATGGTAG
- a CDS encoding cyclic nucleotide-binding domain-containing protein — translation MQHTTEEILHQIYLFSSFSMDELAKIAEKTKYKVLEQGEAVYQEGNEAKAFYVVMYGTLKILTSTEKGDDVSVTTIATGDHFGEFPFLDQGKRAGTVEAMERCELLEIPFDHLQHILDSDKELALKFYKGITNYLVKRMRLLTHDLAYARELKKRYS, via the coding sequence ATGCAACACACTACAGAAGAAATCCTACACCAGATCTATTTATTTTCTAGCTTCTCTATGGATGAATTGGCTAAAATAGCTGAGAAGACCAAATACAAGGTACTTGAACAAGGAGAGGCGGTCTACCAAGAAGGGAACGAGGCAAAAGCGTTCTATGTGGTAATGTACGGAACCCTGAAAATTCTGACCTCAACCGAAAAAGGGGACGATGTGAGCGTGACTACGATCGCTACCGGAGACCATTTCGGAGAATTCCCTTTTCTAGATCAGGGAAAAAGGGCCGGAACAGTAGAAGCAATGGAACGTTGCGAACTTTTGGAAATTCCTTTCGACCATCTGCAACATATCCTGGATTCTGATAAAGAACTTGCTCTGAAATTTTATAAAGGGATCACCAATTATCTGGTGAAAAGAATGAGACTTCTTACTCATGATTTGGCTTACGCCAGAGAATTGAAGAAACGTTATTCTTAA